AGCTTGAGCTGCGGTGTGGCTAATCCATATAATCAGGATATGATAAATGAGCTTATAAAAAAAGGTGAACGTCCCTCACAGCTATATAACTGTTGTTCCGGCAAGCATGCTGGCATGCTTGCTCTATGTAAATACTATAACTTTCCTGTAGAAGGTTACACTGAACCGGAGCATCCTGTACAGCAGCTTATCTTGAAAACAGTCGCCGAACTGCTGGAATGTGATACCGGGGATATTACTCTGGGCATTGACGGGTGTGGTATTCCAACATTTATGGTTACATTGCATCAAGCTTCTTATTTGTATTCACTTTTAGCCCACGGCTATAATGGGACAGGAAAATACAAGGAAGCGTTTGGACTTATTCAAAAAGCAATGACCAGCTATCCTCGCATGATTAACGGAGATAAGGAATTCTGTACTGACCTGATTACTCATTCCGAGGGTAAGGTAATTGGCAAGGTAGGTGCTGAAGGAATATATTGTGTTGCAGTACCGGAGAAGCAGCTTGGAATATGTATTAAGATTTCAGATGGTAATGAGCGTGGGGTTTACCCTGTAACTACGCATATATTAAGCGAGCTTGGAGTCTTAAATAAACAAGCAATGGAAAGGTTAAAAGCATGGGCGTACCCATCGGTTAAAAACCATAAAGGCAAGGTGGTAGGATACACGATACCAGTATTTAACATGCAAAACAAGATAGCCAATATCCAGATAGGAGATAAATTTGAATTCAAAGGTGAAAAGTAATGGAGCCATTAGCAGTTGTCACAAGAAATGATTATATAGAAAGTATACACTATGGATATATCTGTGTTGTGGATTCTTCCGGGCAGGTACTGTACAACTTAGGTGATTATAATACAAAAATATTCTTCCGTTCGTCAGCAAAACCTATTCAGGTAATCCCTCTCATTCAATCAGGTGCCGCTAAAGCATTTAACTTTTCAAAAAAGGAAATTGCTATAGCTTGCGCCTCACATAGCGGACAAAAAATACATCAGGAAACTGTAGAGGAAATTTTAAAGAAGGTGGTGCTTGATGAAGCAAATCTGCACTGTGGCATTATGACACCCTACAGCGAAGAAGAAAACAAAAAACTAATTGCAGAAGGCCGGTCCCCCTCCATACTTCACTGCAGCTGTTCGGGTAAACACTCTGCAATGCTGGCTTTAGCAAAATTCAGAGGCCATGGTGCGAATGATTATGAAAAAGCAACCAATCCGGTTCAACAAGAAATTATAAAAACAATATCAGAATTTACTGATGAAGATGTAAATTCTATCCCTATTGGTACAGATGGCTGCGGTGCTCCCATATATCTTCTGCCAATAAATAAAATCGCATTATCTTATGCAAGACTGGTGAAGCATTCACAAAATTCAGAAAGCCCTTATTATAATTCCTGCAAAACTGTATTTGATTCCATGACACAATTCCCGGAAATGGTTGCAGGAGACTATGAGTTCTGTACAGAGCTTATGCAGGTAACCAAAGATACACTCATCGGCAAGGTAGGCTGTGAAGCGGTATATTGCCTGGGAATCAAGGAAGGCAATCTGGGTGTATGCATCAAAATCGTTGATGGAAATGAAAGGGCAATTTATCCGGTTGTTATACAGGTACTAAGTGAATTAGGAATATTAAGCACCACTGAGTTCAATTCTTTAAAGCATTGGTACAGACAAGCGCTAAAAAATAATCTTAGCGAGACCATCGGTGAGATATTACCTGCCTTTAGCTTAAAATCTCCTTCAGGTAATAATATTATGCT
The nucleotide sequence above comes from Clostridia bacterium. Encoded proteins:
- a CDS encoding asparaginase gives rise to the protein MQPLVILTRTSHIESIHKGYLCVTDPQKNIVYSIGNRDTKVYLRSSAKPIQAVAFASSGAMEKFNINLEELAIICSSHSGEDFHLKAVSSILNKIGLNEESLSCGVANPYNQDMINELIKKGERPSQLYNCCSGKHAGMLALCKYYNFPVEGYTEPEHPVQQLILKTVAELLECDTGDITLGIDGCGIPTFMVTLHQASYLYSLLAHGYNGTGKYKEAFGLIQKAMTSYPRMINGDKEFCTDLITHSEGKVIGKVGAEGIYCVAVPEKQLGICIKISDGNERGVYPVTTHILSELGVLNKQAMERLKAWAYPSVKNHKGKVVGYTIPVFNMQNKIANIQIGDKFEFKGEK
- a CDS encoding asparaginase → MEPLAVVTRNDYIESIHYGYICVVDSSGQVLYNLGDYNTKIFFRSSAKPIQVIPLIQSGAAKAFNFSKKEIAIACASHSGQKIHQETVEEILKKVVLDEANLHCGIMTPYSEEENKKLIAEGRSPSILHCSCSGKHSAMLALAKFRGHGANDYEKATNPVQQEIIKTISEFTDEDVNSIPIGTDGCGAPIYLLPINKIALSYARLVKHSQNSESPYYNSCKTVFDSMTQFPEMVAGDYEFCTELMQVTKDTLIGKVGCEAVYCLGIKEGNLGVCIKIVDGNERAIYPVVIQVLSELGILSTTEFNSLKHWYRQALKNNLSETIGEILPAFSLKSPSGNNIMLGMEYLT